From a single Jatrophihabitans sp. genomic region:
- a CDS encoding SpvB/TcaC N-terminal domain-containing protein produces the protein MVVSLFTVVAPIGVPGAPTAAMAVDPACVDSSLPPPSTTTAAPGATTVITQDGSTVEVPPTAVDAPTAIEADSLCASQLPPLDSGMTNVTEGLRDGYRFTPHMTFDADLHITVPYDDALIPAGLAEQDVQIFYYDTAQLQWVPLQRDSLDQTADQVESLSNHFTDMIAATVTVPDHPENVSLNPTSIKDLKAGDPSSGVGLVQPPSGNSEGDARISYPIDLPDGRQGMAPELGLGYSSAAGNGWLGVGWDLSVPSIGIDTRWGVPRYDAANETETYVVGGGQLTPVANRGPEVPRTAEKVFRSRVEGEFNKIVRHGSTPANYWWEVTDSDGTRSFFGGDPESGPVAAARLADDAGNIFRWALRETRELHGNAVRYDYQTVTDAGVAGGTVLGRQLYLRTIDYTRKGSTAGPYTVKFVRDSELANYTRRSDVVIDARGGFKMVTAELLARIEVAFQDAPVRSYDLAYQNGAFGKKLLASVTQRGANNTSLGTHTFSYYDDIRNTAGGYDAYATPVNWTVGADGVTGGLLGRGQASAISGSLSTSTGGHLYAGYNQTKPTKQGSAGGKVGFSHSSTDGKLALVDLNGDDLPDKVFKTGSGISVRFNTSGPDGSTDFGSPVATPTLPGLAKESAETTSFGAEVYLTVNAFANHAETFTKDTTYFSDVNGDGLTDLVHDGAVLFNHLDANGVPTFTADSSDTSVPIGSGILDSAGLVADYTASKNQQDANNPPVDVLRRWTAPLAGTVQITGAAALVQDTSPERAAYTGADGVRVAIQNNGAELWSAVIGATDYTAKTPTGVSSVTVTKGDRLYFRVGSRSDGAYDQVTWDPVIQYVSSGVAKPAILDANRLNGYRYQASQDFAMAGRSGAKVQAPLNGSVRLTGNLHKLGATSDDITLEVIKNGQVITSQPMAGTAIGDIPVQTDMTVAKGDTIALHVKVDTPIDVSKLAWTPTLHYLSSPDVATVTDDAGNPLIQLHPPFDIDTYPANTSTSVDGQQWTAPATETVSVKPVITAASGANGTATFTVKRRGGLMAKRTITISNGVVSGTGAFPVDVTVNEFVFFNVASADPTLRAKITSRWVEVTRPGMAAVAPSLSWYSAATSGMLAAPYRGWSYVGYNGAGARGTGPIVEADLDQAFSSSSTYDPRTANAHPFYPSAEDGSWRGADGSAWVKASTMSASREGMDSIGVPTAADVAGARAVARLSHTTQDAVGGEVSFLSGSTSTGGTASDVDFLDLNGDRFPDIVSNGKVQYSSPNGGLESASKAVSGLGAPRDSDASAVNGGVGGSPAHFAANGRGEVDTSNSGPVRGNKTGSQMAQLGLQVQAGLGKGTSKPKHDLLDVNGDGLPDVVSRNGAQLMVALNLGYGFAAAEPWGTAVINDGASENGTIGATLGFNAGLYDFAGGLSLTKNKSLTRETLEDVNGDGLADRVLPGGSSGMQVGLNTGNGFAAPIAWSGALNGACKDDTSVGQADLDWEHARLCSGSTGLGAGAYFTVGIPLCGAQCFLILNPGADTDQSMARDEASLRDLDGDGNADHLASSDDGQLKVARNRTGRTNLLKSVSRPLDATFTMEYTRDGNTTANPTSRWTLTKVTLTDGHVGDGVDTQATAYSYSGGVYSRLEREFYGYAQVTQQQLDTAHGNAVYRSTVQDFRVDSFYTRGLLARERLYRSGGAPMTDTEHTYVLRDVSTGAEPADGASTSATIFPMLTRTDKRFHEGLATPNKTTATVNHYDVLGHIDTTTDYGETISADDVIARIGYTSCPTTQVRTANSITVTGGATLMRRRESTVNCATGDVTQVRQYLADGSAAVTDLTYTAEGNILKVTDPANAGGQRGWLSYEYDTPTGTQVTKITDNFGLSSTATHDLRFGSVLTQVDANNNSTTYVYDEFGRPTSFTGPYEQGTITPTIRFEYHPEATTPWAITRHLDKYRSATDTIDTVVFIDGLGRTIQTKKDATIYTGATSAVKDVMVVSGQVTLDSLGRQNHVSYPVTEPLGTPGTFNASVDTVMYTNYDYDSLDRLTQVIYPDGTKTGYRYEFGGDLGGIAQFQQIVTDANGHEKKYYRNVREQLVALKEYHTPTGAPTYERIWTSYVYNPLGELVTVKDNSNNITRQSFDNLGRRTVIDNPDTGKTTMSYDLASNLTAKVTANLAATSQQVSYGYDVDRLVWINYPRFPANNVTYAYGASGASDNRAGRITRVTDQAGSEDRFYGKLGETTKEVRTVVGDTGSSPKTYTTSYVYDTFGRQQSMIYPDGETLTYRYDSGGMVRAASGVKGNDNYSYVTRLEYDKFGQKAFVQDGNGVKTTYAFDPVMRRLSNQQAGPLLSPNGADLGNFQNASYTYNKVGNVKSVANNIAMPAPPNFGGPSTQTFTYDDLDRLTDASGSYQFAPGKSNNYSYALGYDNLHNITVKNQTNTIAQGSGTPVTQGETTYSYAYAYAATQPHAPSHIGTQTYAYDANGNQLGWSDDNNGQQRTIIWDEENRIQSIFDNGQEQRYKYDDAGQRVIKRGPQGETAYVNQYFTMRNGQIGTKHVFIDTTRVASKLVKANAYEKDTYYFHADQLSSTNYVTDSGGKLYEHLEYFPSGEAWIEEKSNSQRTPYRFAGKELDEETGLYYFGARYHDPRTSVWQSPDPALHKNLAQPSNVTAPSFLNPYNYADANPMSKADPDGRQALTTAELHRYSYYQGVGWNHEGVQYNQDIGLGFQRAAMQYWGRTENRALFTPPQTWWEMAMGTVPPSIRPDAVGPLHIVTTDTGTGAPTINKYSNSVFFEVKAVNGTLHLSSNNYQIRSMIDELANSEAATAGYVPLLAFPTTSNTIIGSDIVTYAEKRGVLLAQALAYTVPAGTRENPNSALLGFTPMMALNYPKAMGAVVYNLPIARSPLIPFILNDTPDYFPDPNPPIVED, from the coding sequence ATGGTCGTCTCGCTGTTCACGGTGGTGGCGCCGATCGGGGTGCCCGGCGCCCCGACGGCGGCGATGGCGGTGGATCCGGCGTGCGTTGACAGTTCGCTGCCGCCGCCGAGCACCACCACGGCCGCTCCGGGTGCGACGACCGTGATCACCCAGGACGGCAGCACGGTGGAGGTGCCGCCGACGGCGGTGGACGCGCCGACGGCGATCGAGGCCGACTCGTTGTGCGCCTCGCAGCTGCCGCCGCTGGACTCGGGCATGACGAATGTGACCGAGGGCCTTCGCGATGGTTACCGCTTCACCCCGCACATGACCTTCGACGCCGATCTGCACATCACGGTGCCCTATGACGACGCGTTGATCCCGGCCGGGTTGGCCGAGCAGGACGTGCAGATCTTCTACTACGACACGGCCCAGCTGCAGTGGGTGCCGCTGCAGCGGGACAGCCTGGATCAGACTGCCGACCAGGTGGAGAGCCTGTCCAACCACTTCACCGACATGATCGCGGCGACGGTGACGGTGCCCGACCACCCGGAGAACGTGTCTTTGAACCCGACCAGCATCAAGGACCTCAAGGCCGGCGACCCGTCGAGCGGTGTCGGCCTGGTGCAGCCGCCGTCGGGCAACAGCGAGGGTGACGCGCGGATCTCCTATCCGATCGACCTGCCCGATGGCCGGCAGGGCATGGCGCCCGAGTTGGGCCTGGGCTACTCGTCCGCCGCCGGCAACGGCTGGCTCGGCGTGGGCTGGGACCTGTCGGTCCCCAGCATCGGCATTGATACCCGGTGGGGCGTGCCGCGCTACGACGCGGCCAACGAGACCGAGACCTATGTGGTCGGCGGCGGTCAGCTGACCCCGGTCGCCAACCGCGGCCCGGAGGTGCCGCGCACCGCGGAGAAGGTCTTCCGCTCCCGCGTCGAGGGCGAGTTCAACAAGATCGTCCGGCACGGCAGCACGCCCGCCAACTACTGGTGGGAGGTCACCGACTCCGACGGCACGCGCTCGTTCTTCGGCGGTGACCCGGAGTCCGGCCCGGTAGCCGCGGCCCGGCTGGCCGACGATGCCGGCAACATCTTCCGGTGGGCGCTGCGCGAGACCCGGGAGCTGCACGGCAACGCGGTGCGCTATGACTACCAGACGGTGACCGACGCCGGGGTGGCCGGCGGCACCGTGCTCGGGCGGCAGCTGTACCTGCGGACGATCGATTACACGCGGAAGGGCTCGACTGCTGGGCCGTACACCGTCAAGTTCGTCCGCGACAGCGAACTCGCGAACTACACCCGCCGCTCCGATGTGGTGATCGACGCCCGGGGCGGGTTCAAGATGGTCACCGCCGAGCTGCTGGCCCGGATCGAGGTCGCCTTCCAGGACGCCCCGGTGCGCAGTTACGATTTGGCCTATCAGAACGGGGCGTTCGGTAAGAAGCTGCTCGCCTCGGTCACCCAGCGCGGCGCGAACAACACCTCGCTCGGCACCCACACGTTCAGCTATTACGACGACATCCGCAACACGGCCGGCGGCTACGACGCGTACGCGACTCCGGTGAACTGGACGGTCGGCGCCGACGGGGTCACCGGCGGGCTGCTGGGCCGCGGGCAGGCCAGCGCCATCTCCGGATCGCTGAGCACCAGCACCGGCGGCCACCTCTACGCCGGCTACAACCAGACCAAGCCGACCAAGCAGGGCAGCGCCGGCGGCAAGGTCGGCTTCAGCCACAGCAGCACCGACGGCAAGCTGGCCCTGGTCGACCTCAACGGCGATGACCTGCCCGACAAGGTGTTCAAGACCGGCAGCGGAATCTCGGTCAGGTTCAACACCTCCGGCCCGGACGGCTCGACCGACTTCGGCTCACCCGTCGCGACCCCGACCCTGCCAGGCCTGGCCAAGGAGTCCGCTGAGACGACCTCATTCGGCGCCGAGGTCTACCTCACCGTCAACGCCTTCGCCAACCACGCCGAAACCTTCACCAAGGACACCACCTACTTCAGCGACGTCAACGGCGACGGGCTCACTGACCTGGTCCACGACGGCGCGGTGCTGTTCAACCACCTCGACGCCAACGGCGTCCCGACCTTCACCGCTGACAGCAGCGACACCTCGGTCCCGATCGGCTCCGGCATCCTGGATTCCGCCGGGCTGGTGGCCGACTACACCGCCAGCAAGAACCAGCAGGACGCCAACAACCCACCGGTCGACGTACTCCGACGGTGGACCGCGCCTCTCGCCGGCACTGTGCAGATCACCGGCGCCGCCGCACTCGTCCAGGACACCAGCCCCGAGCGCGCCGCCTACACCGGCGCCGACGGCGTCCGGGTGGCGATCCAGAACAACGGCGCCGAACTCTGGTCCGCCGTCATCGGCGCCACCGACTACACCGCCAAGACCCCGACCGGCGTGTCTTCGGTCACCGTCACCAAGGGTGACCGTCTCTACTTCCGGGTCGGATCCCGCTCTGACGGCGCCTATGACCAGGTGACCTGGGACCCGGTCATCCAGTACGTGTCGTCGGGCGTCGCCAAGCCGGCGATCCTCGACGCCAACCGGCTGAATGGCTATCGCTATCAGGCCTCGCAGGACTTCGCCATGGCCGGGCGTAGCGGCGCCAAGGTGCAGGCGCCGCTGAACGGCAGCGTGCGGCTCACCGGCAACCTGCACAAACTCGGCGCCACCAGCGACGACATCACCCTGGAGGTCATCAAGAACGGCCAGGTCATCACCAGCCAGCCCATGGCCGGAACAGCGATCGGTGACATCCCGGTCCAGACGGACATGACCGTCGCCAAGGGCGACACCATCGCCTTGCACGTGAAAGTGGACACGCCGATCGACGTGAGCAAGCTGGCCTGGACGCCGACCCTGCACTACCTCAGCTCGCCCGACGTGGCCACCGTCACCGACGACGCCGGCAACCCGCTGATCCAGCTGCACCCGCCGTTCGACATCGACACCTACCCGGCCAACACCAGCACCTCAGTGGATGGGCAGCAGTGGACAGCGCCCGCCACTGAGACCGTCTCCGTGAAGCCGGTCATCACCGCGGCTTCGGGCGCCAACGGCACGGCAACCTTCACTGTCAAGCGCCGTGGTGGCCTCATGGCGAAAAGGACCATCACCATCTCCAATGGCGTAGTGAGCGGTACCGGCGCGTTTCCGGTGGACGTCACAGTCAACGAGTTCGTGTTCTTCAACGTAGCCTCGGCCGACCCCACCCTCCGAGCAAAGATCACGTCGAGGTGGGTGGAGGTCACCCGACCGGGGATGGCGGCGGTCGCCCCGTCGCTATCGTGGTATTCCGCGGCCACCTCGGGCATGCTGGCAGCGCCCTACCGCGGTTGGAGCTATGTCGGCTACAACGGCGCCGGGGCTCGCGGGACCGGCCCGATCGTCGAGGCCGATTTGGACCAGGCGTTCAGCTCCAGTTCGACCTATGACCCCCGAACCGCGAATGCGCACCCGTTCTACCCCTCTGCGGAGGACGGTTCCTGGCGGGGGGCTGACGGCTCGGCGTGGGTGAAGGCGTCGACGATGAGCGCCTCCCGGGAGGGGATGGACAGCATCGGGGTGCCCACGGCGGCCGATGTTGCCGGCGCGCGGGCGGTTGCCCGGCTCAGCCACACCACCCAGGACGCCGTGGGCGGTGAGGTGTCGTTCCTGTCCGGCTCCACCTCGACCGGCGGCACCGCCAGCGACGTGGACTTCCTCGATCTGAACGGTGACCGGTTCCCCGACATCGTCAGCAATGGCAAGGTGCAGTACAGCTCGCCGAACGGTGGCCTGGAGTCTGCCAGCAAGGCGGTGTCCGGTCTGGGCGCCCCGCGCGACAGCGACGCCTCGGCGGTCAATGGTGGCGTCGGGGGCAGCCCGGCCCATTTCGCGGCGAACGGCCGCGGCGAGGTCGACACCTCCAACTCGGGGCCGGTGCGGGGCAACAAGACCGGCAGCCAGATGGCTCAACTAGGCCTTCAGGTGCAGGCCGGGCTCGGTAAGGGCACCTCCAAGCCCAAGCATGACCTGCTCGATGTCAACGGCGACGGGCTGCCCGACGTGGTCAGCCGCAACGGCGCGCAGCTGATGGTCGCGCTCAACCTCGGCTACGGCTTCGCCGCGGCCGAGCCATGGGGCACGGCGGTCATCAACGACGGGGCGAGTGAGAACGGCACTATCGGGGCGACCCTCGGCTTCAACGCCGGCCTGTACGACTTCGCCGGCGGGCTGTCGCTGACCAAGAACAAGTCACTCACCCGCGAGACCCTCGAGGACGTCAACGGCGACGGCCTGGCCGACCGGGTACTGCCCGGCGGCAGCAGCGGTATGCAGGTGGGCTTGAACACCGGCAACGGCTTCGCCGCTCCCATCGCCTGGTCCGGCGCTCTCAACGGGGCCTGCAAGGACGACACCAGCGTCGGGCAGGCCGACCTGGACTGGGAACACGCCCGGCTCTGCTCGGGCAGCACCGGCCTCGGCGCCGGCGCCTACTTCACCGTCGGGATCCCGCTGTGCGGGGCACAGTGCTTCCTGATCCTCAACCCCGGCGCCGACACCGACCAGTCGATGGCCCGGGACGAGGCCAGCCTGCGTGACCTCGACGGCGACGGTAACGCCGACCACCTCGCCAGCTCCGACGACGGCCAGCTCAAGGTCGCCCGCAACCGGACCGGCCGCACCAACCTGCTCAAGTCGGTGTCCCGGCCGCTGGACGCCACGTTCACGATGGAGTACACCCGGGACGGCAACACCACCGCCAACCCCACCTCGCGGTGGACGCTAACCAAGGTCACCCTGACTGACGGGCACGTCGGCGACGGCGTGGACACCCAGGCGACGGCGTACTCCTACTCCGGCGGTGTCTACAGCCGGCTGGAGCGCGAGTTCTACGGCTACGCCCAGGTCACCCAGCAGCAACTCGACACCGCACACGGCAACGCCGTCTACCGCAGCACCGTGCAGGACTTCCGCGTCGACAGCTTCTACACCCGCGGGCTGCTGGCCCGGGAACGGCTCTACCGCAGTGGCGGAGCCCCGATGACGGACACGGAGCACACCTACGTCCTGCGCGACGTCAGCACGGGAGCAGAGCCGGCCGATGGCGCCAGCACCTCGGCGACAATTTTCCCGATGCTCACCCGCACCGACAAGCGGTTCCACGAGGGTTTGGCGACGCCGAACAAGACCACCGCAACGGTCAACCACTATGACGTTCTGGGCCACATCGATACCACCACCGACTACGGCGAGACCATCAGCGCCGACGATGTGATCGCCCGGATCGGCTACACCTCCTGCCCGACGACACAGGTGCGGACGGCGAACTCGATCACCGTCACCGGCGGCGCCACCTTGATGCGCCGGCGCGAATCCACGGTCAACTGCGCCACCGGCGACGTCACCCAGGTGCGGCAGTACCTGGCCGACGGCAGCGCCGCGGTCACCGACCTGACCTACACCGCCGAGGGAAACATCCTCAAGGTCACCGATCCGGCGAACGCTGGCGGGCAGCGGGGCTGGTTGAGCTACGAATACGACACGCCCACCGGCACCCAGGTCACGAAGATCACCGACAACTTCGGGTTGTCCTCCACCGCGACGCACGATCTGCGGTTCGGCAGCGTGTTGACCCAGGTCGACGCCAACAACAACTCCACCACGTATGTCTACGACGAATTCGGCCGGCCCACCAGTTTCACCGGCCCGTACGAGCAGGGCACGATCACCCCGACGATCCGGTTCGAGTACCACCCCGAGGCGACGACGCCGTGGGCGATCACCCGGCACCTGGACAAGTACCGCAGCGCCACCGACACCATCGACACGGTGGTGTTCATCGACGGGCTGGGCCGCACCATCCAGACCAAGAAGGACGCCACCATCTACACCGGCGCCACCAGCGCGGTAAAGGACGTGATGGTGGTCAGCGGGCAGGTCACCCTCGATTCACTAGGCCGACAGAACCACGTGAGCTACCCGGTGACCGAGCCGTTAGGCACACCAGGCACGTTCAACGCCAGCGTCGACACCGTGATGTACACGAACTACGACTACGACTCGCTGGACCGCCTGACACAGGTGATTTATCCGGACGGCACCAAGACCGGCTATAGGTACGAATTTGGCGGCGACCTCGGTGGCATCGCTCAGTTCCAGCAGATCGTGACCGACGCCAACGGGCACGAGAAAAAGTACTACCGCAATGTCCGCGAGCAGTTGGTGGCCCTGAAGGAGTACCACACCCCCACGGGTGCGCCGACTTATGAGCGAATTTGGACCAGTTACGTCTACAACCCGTTGGGTGAACTGGTCACCGTCAAGGACAACAGCAACAACATCACCCGGCAGAGCTTTGACAACCTCGGCCGGCGCACGGTGATCGACAACCCCGACACAGGCAAGACCACCATGTCCTACGACCTGGCGTCCAACCTGACCGCGAAGGTGACGGCGAACCTGGCCGCGACCAGTCAGCAGGTCAGCTACGGCTATGACGTGGACCGGCTGGTGTGGATCAACTACCCGCGGTTCCCGGCCAACAACGTGACCTATGCCTATGGCGCGTCGGGGGCCAGTGACAACCGGGCCGGCCGGATCACCCGGGTCACTGATCAGGCCGGCAGCGAGGACCGGTTCTACGGCAAACTCGGCGAGACCACCAAGGAAGTCCGGACGGTCGTCGGCGACACCGGCAGCTCGCCCAAGACGTACACAACCTCCTACGTCTATGACACCTTCGGCCGGCAGCAGTCGATGATCTACCCCGACGGCGAGACGCTGACCTACCGGTATGACTCCGGCGGCATGGTCCGCGCCGCGAGCGGTGTCAAGGGCAACGACAACTACTCCTACGTCACCCGGCTGGAGTACGACAAGTTCGGCCAGAAGGCCTTCGTCCAGGACGGCAACGGCGTCAAGACCACTTATGCCTTCGACCCGGTGATGCGCCGGCTCAGTAACCAGCAGGCCGGACCGCTGCTGTCGCCCAACGGCGCCGACCTGGGCAACTTCCAGAACGCCAGCTACACCTACAACAAGGTCGGCAACGTCAAGTCGGTCGCCAACAACATCGCGATGCCGGCCCCGCCAAACTTCGGTGGCCCGTCCACGCAAACGTTCACCTATGACGACTTGGACCGGCTCACCGACGCCAGCGGCTCCTACCAGTTCGCGCCCGGCAAGTCCAACAACTACAGCTACGCACTCGGCTACGACAACCTGCACAACATCACCGTCAAGAACCAGACCAACACCATCGCGCAGGGCTCCGGCACCCCCGTGACGCAGGGCGAGACCACGTACAGCTACGCCTACGCCTACGCGGCCACCCAGCCGCACGCCCCGTCCCACATCGGCACCCAGACCTACGCCTACGACGCCAACGGCAACCAGCTCGGCTGGTCCGATGACAACAACGGCCAGCAACGCACCATCATCTGGGACGAGGAAAACCGCATCCAGAGCATCTTCGACAACGGCCAGGAACAGAGGTACAAGTACGACGACGCCGGCCAACGCGTCATCAAGCGCGGGCCGCAGGGTGAGACCGCCTACGTCAACCAGTACTTCACCATGCGCAACGGGCAGATCGGCACCAAGCACGTCTTCATTGACACCACCCGGGTCGCGTCGAAGCTGGTCAAGGCCAACGCCTACGAGAAGGACACCTACTACTTCCACGCCGACCAGCTCTCCAGCACCAACTACGTCACCGACTCTGGCGGCAAGCTCTACGAACACCTCGAGTACTTCCCATCCGGCGAAGCCTGGATCGAGGAGAAGAGCAACAGCCAGCGGACGCCGTACCGGTTCGCCGGCAAGGAACTAGACGAAGAGACCGGGCTCTACTACTTCGGCGCTCGCTACCACGACCCGCGTACCTCGGTCTGGCAGAGCCCCGACCCAGCGCTTCATAAGAACTTGGCCCAGCCGTCGAACGTTACTGCGCCAAGTTTCCTTAATCCCTACAACTATGCTGACGCCAACCCTATGTCGAAGGCCGATCCAGACGGACGGCAGGCGCTTACCACAGCCGAACTCCACCGTTACTCGTATTACCAAGGGGTCGGATGGAACCACGAGGGAGTCCAATACAACCAAGATATTGGCTTAGGGTTCCAACGAGCAGCAATGCAGTATTGGGGCAGGACGGAAAACCGCGCGCTATTTACTCCTCCCCAGACGTGGTGGGAAATGGCCATGGGCACTGTGCCGCCCTCAATCAGGCCTGATGCCGTCGGCCCCCTTCACATTGTCACAACTGACACAGGGACGGGTGCACCTACGATCAACAAATATTCTAATAGTGTGTTCTTCGAGGTGAAGGCTGTTAATGGAACTCTGCATCTCAGCTCTAATAACTACCAGATTCGATCCATGATCGACGAGCTTGCTAATAGTGAAGCCGCTACGGCGGGATACGTACCCCTGCTCGCTTTTCCTACGACCTCCAACACAATAATCGGTTCGGATATCGTCACATACGCCGAGAAGCGTGGGGTGCTGCTTGCCCAGGCCTTGGCCTATACCGTGCCAGCCGGAACGCGTGAAAACCCAAATAGCGCCTTACTCGGTTTCACCCCTATGATGGCGCTGAACTATCCCAAGGCCATGGGTGCAGTCGTTTATAACCTGCCGATCGCAAGGAGCCCGTTGATCCCGTTTATACTTAACGACACACCTGATTACTTCCCCGACCCCAATCCCCCTATTGTAGAGGACTAG
- a CDS encoding uroporphyrinogen-III synthase — MRNLVGIAGKPHNKTVVACIGPQTAATAREFGLRVDVQPETANVASLIDMLGARRPSRWTGAPEEDRRADSQAVSVLPSRTVIRPVKRSASPRRATSN, encoded by the coding sequence GTGCGCAACCTGGTCGGCATCGCCGGCAAGCCGCACAACAAGACGGTGGTGGCCTGCATCGGGCCGCAGACCGCGGCTACGGCGCGCGAGTTCGGGCTGCGGGTGGACGTGCAGCCCGAGACCGCGAATGTGGCGTCGCTGATCGACATGCTGGGTGCTCGCCGGCCGTCGCGGTGGACAGGAGCCCCTGAGGAGGACCGTCGCGCCGACTCGCAGGCCGTTTCAGTCTTGCCGAGTCGTACGGTTATACGGCCGGTCAAGCGATCTGCATCTCCTCGCCGAGCAACGTCGAACTGA
- the rpsT gene encoding 30S ribosomal protein S20: MANIKSQIKRIRTNEAARLRNKSTKSALKTAIRSFRTAAESGDKDKATTALAHASRQLDKAVSKGVIHANQAANKKSAMAKHTSSL, from the coding sequence GTGGCGAACATCAAGTCCCAGATCAAGCGGATCCGCACCAACGAGGCCGCTCGGCTGCGCAACAAGAGCACCAAGAGCGCGCTGAAGACCGCGATCCGGTCCTTCCGCACCGCCGCCGAGTCCGGTGACAAGGACAAGGCCACCACTGCTCTGGCGCACGCCTCGCGGCAGCTGGACAAGGCCGTCAGCAAGGGCGTCATCCACGCCAACCAGGCCGCCAACAAGAAGTCGGCGATGGCGAAGCACACCAGCTCGCTCTAG
- a CDS encoding endonuclease/exonuclease/phosphatase family protein: MTGARVMTGARAKSLPTAVLVASLTLLSWLMAPVTAAHAGVAQQYMQINICGNVCYAGANTAGQDIANSAYSHGAHVVSINEVCANQLTAAKNALAAKGLTYQAVFGQTIAAGNSALNSACQGYGNGLLIRHTTSTAPADSAERILLPDFGEDRMLLCAHIVAPSFRYCVTHLSPGSSSANEQNRNTQAIAVANKVNSYTTPVVLAGDFNTTPGSYVLDHIYGPYYTGANGTGRFREVDACASRTSQTSTCNEGTHDAPFTTDPKIDYIFTTNNHFTISDGDATSSVTSDHDPLFGSVVRNF; this comes from the coding sequence ATGACTGGCGCAAGAGTGATGACTGGCGCCCGAGCCAAGTCGCTGCCCACCGCGGTGCTGGTCGCCTCGCTGACGCTGCTCAGCTGGCTGATGGCGCCCGTCACCGCCGCGCACGCGGGCGTCGCCCAGCAGTACATGCAGATCAACATCTGCGGCAACGTCTGCTACGCCGGCGCCAACACCGCCGGCCAGGACATCGCCAACAGCGCCTACAGCCACGGCGCCCATGTCGTCTCGATCAACGAGGTCTGCGCAAACCAGCTGACCGCCGCCAAGAACGCCCTGGCGGCCAAGGGCCTGACCTACCAGGCTGTCTTCGGGCAGACGATCGCCGCCGGCAACTCAGCGCTCAACAGCGCCTGCCAGGGCTACGGCAACGGCCTGCTCATCCGCCACACCACCAGCACCGCACCGGCTGACAGCGCCGAGCGGATCCTGCTGCCGGACTTCGGAGAGGACCGGATGCTGCTGTGCGCCCACATCGTCGCGCCCTCCTTCCGGTACTGCGTGACCCACCTGAGCCCCGGCAGCTCCAGCGCGAACGAGCAGAACCGCAACACCCAGGCGATCGCGGTGGCCAACAAGGTCAACAGCTACACAACGCCGGTCGTGCTGGCCGGCGACTTCAACACCACCCCCGGCAGCTACGTGCTCGACCACATCTACGGCCCGTACTACACCGGCGCCAACGGGACCGGGCGCTTCCGGGAGGTCGACGCCTGCGCCAGCCGCACCAGCCAGACCAGCACCTGCAACGAGGGCACCCACGACGCGCCGTTCACGACCGATCCCAAGATCGACTACATCTTCACGACCAACAACCACTTCACCATCTCAGACGGAGACGCCACGTCCTCGGTGACCTCAGACCACGACCCGCTGTTCGGCAGCGTGGTCCGCAACTTCTAA